One Panicum virgatum strain AP13 chromosome 9K, P.virgatum_v5, whole genome shotgun sequence genomic region harbors:
- the LOC120646808 gene encoding glycerol-3-phosphate acyltransferase, chloroplastic-like isoform X1, which yields MASLLLGRRETMAGAIGKGRIYGTTAQQRAVVHSCSITPSGGRDWPDPSTRELYPSPFDSSSVNNMRMLLEHAGLLGHIYPLSLLCYEVITSAGRERDW from the exons ATGGCCAG CTTGCTGCTTGGGAGAAGAGAAACGATGGCAGGAGCAATTGGGAAGGGAAGAATCTATGGTACAACAGCTCAACAAAG AGCGGTGGTTCACAGTTGTTCGATTACACCAAGTGGTGGTAGAGACTGGCCAGATCCTTCGACCAGAGAATTGTACCCG TCGCCATTCGATTCATCCTCAGTGAATAACATGAGGATGCTTCTGGAGCATGCTGGTCTTCTTGGGCACATATATCCATTATCATTGTTGTGCTATGAGGTTATCACTTCAGCAG GTCGCGAAAGAGATTGGTGA
- the LOC120646807 gene encoding uncharacterized protein LOC120646807, with amino-acid sequence MAGRRRLWTLVLVSVAALLERADEALLPAVYREVGAALGASPTALGYLTMCRALVQTLCYPLATWAAARYDRARVVAAGAFLWAAATLLVGASGSFLQMALARGSNGVGLAVAVPAIYSLVADCTDDTTRGWAFGWVVMAQSLGFIAGSSIALLLAPTSLLGVSGWRLAFFAVALISLLIGALVWLFAADPRPVVAKDEAAPAATLADLVREARDVLRVPTFQLIVAMGVVGSLPFAAFSFITMWLELIGFSHGQTSLIISLASIANFLGILFAGFLGDAVARRFPSTGRVAVAQAVNAVSVPLAAALLLAFPGDPSAAVPYAAVCFAFGFTISWTPVSTTNPIFAEIVPEKARTMVYALDKCFESVLGSFGSPLVGILAERVFGYQPGTPGKSAEADRKNADALSRAIFSEIAGPFIICCLTYTAMYWTYPADRRRAQMAALQAASEDQDDDCEASVVAHAAAADGLDQALLLPGTSSKS; translated from the exons atggcggggcggcggcggctgtggacCCTGGTGCTCGTGagcgtggcggcgctgctggagCGCGCGGACGAGGCGCTGCTGCCGGCGGTGTACAGGGAGGTGGGAGCGGCGCTGGGCGCGTCGCCCACCGCTCTGGGCTACCTCACGATGTGCCGCGCGCTCGTGCAGACCTTGTGCTACCCGCTCGCGACGTGGGCCGCGGCGCGCTACGACCGCGCGCGCGTCGTTGCCGCGGGGGCCTTCCTCTGGGCCGCCGCCACCTTGCTCGTCGGCGCATCGGGCTCCTTCCTACAG ATGGCGCTGGCGAGGGGCTCCAACGGCGTCGGGCTGGCGGTCGCGGTGCCGGCGATCTATTCCCTGGTGGCCGACTGCACCGACGACACCACGCGCGGCTGGGCGTTCGGGTGGGTGGTGATGGCGCAGAGCCTAGGCTTCATCGCCGGGAGCTCCATCGCCTTGCTGCTCGCGCCCACAAGCTTACTCGGCGTCTCTGGCTGGCGGCTCGCGTTCTTCGCGGTCGCGCTCATCAGCCTTCTCATCGGCGCCCTGGTGTGGCTGTTTGCCGCCGACCCCCGCCCCGTCGTCGCCAAGGACGAAGCGGCCCCAGCGGCGACGCTTGCCGACCTCGTCCGAGAAGCCAGGGACGTGCTGAGGGTGCCGACGTTTCAGCTCATCGTGGCGATGGGCGTGGTCGGGTCGTTGCCGTTCGCGGCCTTCAGCTTCATCACCATGTGGCTGGAGCTCATCGGGTTCTCGCACGGGCAGACCAGCCTGATCATCAGCCTTGCCAGCATCGCTAACTTTCTCGGCATCCTGTTCGCGGGGTTCCTCGGGGATGCCGTGGCGCGGCGATTCCCCAGCACCGGACGGGTCGCGGTGGCGCAGGCGGTCAACGCGGTGTCGGTCCCGCTGGCAGCCGCCCTGCTGCTCGCGTTCCCCGGCGACCCCTCGGCGGCGGTCCCGTACGCCGCCGTGTGCTTCGCCTTCGGCTTCACCATTTCCTGGACCCCGGTGTCCACCACCAA TCCTATCTTCGCAGAGATCGTGCCGGAGAAGGCGAGGACGATGGTGTACGCGCTGGACAAGTGCTTCGAGTCGGTGCTGGGATCGTTCGGGTCGCCCCTGGTGGGCATCCTGGCGGAGCGCGTGTTCGGGTACCAGCCGGGCACGCCCGGCAAGAGCGCGGAGGCCGACCGCAAGAACGCCGACGCGCTGAGCAGGGCCATCTTCTCGGAGATCGCCGGACCTTTCATCATCTGCTGCCTCACGTACACCGCGATGTACTGGACCTACCCCGCCGACAGACGGCGGGCCCAGATGGCGGCTTTGCAGGCGGCGTCGGAGGATCAGGACGACGACTGCGAAGCAAGTGTGGTTGCGCATGCTGCAGCAGCTGATGGCTTGGACCAGGCTCTACTACTACCCGGGACAAGTAGCAAATCATGA
- the LOC120646808 gene encoding uncharacterized protein LOC120646808 isoform X2: protein MALRISAARAALPLCTSSAGPVPRATPARLQWPACCLGEEKRWQEQLGREESMVQQLNKERWFTVVRLHQVVVETGQILRPENCTRAVAIRFILSE, encoded by the exons ATGGCCCTGCGCAtctccgccgcccgcgcggcccTGCCTCTGTGCACCTCCTCTGCTGGTCCGGTTCCTCGTGCGACCCCTGCAAGACTGCAATGGCCAG CTTGCTGCTTGGGAGAAGAGAAACGATGGCAGGAGCAATTGGGAAGGGAAGAATCTATGGTACAACAGCTCAACAAAG AGCGGTGGTTCACAGTTGTTCGATTACACCAAGTGGTGGTAGAGACTGGCCAGATCCTTCGACCAGAGAATTGTACCCG GGCAGTCGCCATTCGATTCATCCTCAGTGAATAA